Proteins from a genomic interval of Sulfurimonas sp. HSL3-2:
- a CDS encoding ATP-binding protein yields MLIDFTVENYRSIKDSITFTMEATAIKDHSENIFDDGKKTLLKSAVIYGPNASGKSNLLNAMNFMRHFIENSATEYKQNDTIGIESFELNSHTENQPSLFEATFVHNKIKYRYGFRLDNNLVHDEWLFYTPNIRETKLFIRTGQEFDLSTAFSEGRLIVKENKTRVNALFLSVVAQFNGDISNDISNWFKQFNITSNVDKNKFEHYTHDMLSNSESKYKILQLLLSVDMGIKDVEMKIRDVEYEEVPSFIQKMIKDDKAEKSKITQSEIITKHMQYNEKNEYIKDIEFKLKKESTGTKKFLLLAGPIVETLENGEILVIDELDNSFHTQMTEFIIKLFNSKETNPNNAQLIFATHDTNLLTHKLFRRDQIWFVEKNIYGESEIFSLIDFGARKDTSLEKNYLEGKFGGVPHIYNLYAESIDNGN; encoded by the coding sequence ATGTTAATTGATTTTACTGTTGAAAATTATAGATCTATTAAAGATTCTATAACTTTTACAATGGAAGCCACAGCGATAAAAGACCATTCTGAAAATATTTTTGATGATGGCAAAAAAACTTTGTTAAAATCAGCTGTAATTTATGGTCCTAATGCGAGTGGAAAAAGTAATTTATTAAATGCAATGAATTTTATGAGACATTTTATTGAAAATTCGGCAACTGAATATAAACAAAATGACACAATTGGTATAGAATCATTTGAACTAAATTCTCATACTGAAAATCAACCTTCTCTTTTTGAAGCAACATTTGTACACAATAAAATAAAATATAGATATGGCTTTAGATTAGATAATAACCTTGTGCATGATGAATGGCTCTTTTATACCCCAAATATTAGAGAAACAAAATTATTTATTAGAACTGGACAAGAATTTGATTTATCAACAGCTTTTTCTGAAGGTCGCCTTATTGTAAAAGAGAATAAAACAAGAGTAAATGCGCTTTTTTTATCTGTGGTAGCACAATTTAATGGTGATATATCCAATGATATAAGTAATTGGTTTAAGCAATTTAATATTACATCAAATGTTGATAAAAATAAATTTGAGCATTATACGCATGATATGCTTAGTAATTCAGAAAGTAAATATAAAATTCTTCAATTACTTCTATCAGTTGATATGGGCATAAAAGATGTAGAAATGAAAATAAGAGATGTGGAGTATGAAGAAGTTCCTTCTTTTATACAAAAAATGATCAAAGATGATAAAGCAGAAAAAAGTAAGATTACTCAATCAGAGATAATAACCAAACATATGCAGTATAATGAGAAAAATGAGTATATCAAAGATATTGAATTTAAATTAAAAAAAGAATCAACGGGTACAAAAAAGTTTTTATTACTTGCTGGTCCAATTGTTGAAACTCTTGAGAATGGTGAAATATTAGTTATTGATGAATTAGATAATAGTTTTCATACACAAATGACTGAATTTATTATAAAACTATTTAATTCTAAAGAAACTAATCCAAATAATGCGCAATTAATTTTTGCAACACATGATACAAATTTACTAACACATAAATTATTTCGTAGAGACCAAATTTGGTTTGTAGAAAAAAATATATATGGTGAAAGTGAGATTTTTTCTTTAATAGATTTTGGAGCTAGAAAAGACACTTCTCTTGAAAAAAATTACTTAGAAGGTAAGTTTGGTGGAGTTCCACATATCTATAATTTATATGCAGAGAGTATAGATAATGGGAACTGA
- a CDS encoding RloB family protein, giving the protein MGTEDRHKIAKAQRKRTIKKTKSISKRVLIACEDTKSSRFYFTKMIKDYRLRGKVTFATNIGTNPMKVLEAIKNHLLKDSNFDEKWIVIDKDSYSKSEFNGAIASAKALNINVAYANEAYELWILLHFIEQTAHINRLQLNKKLKTLIDYEKNNEFIYEIVKSKQSEAIKRSKNLIKHFIDINGSSNPFNDNPSNTIYKLVESLEKLKITEPITKE; this is encoded by the coding sequence ATGGGAACTGAAGATAGACATAAGATAGCAAAAGCTCAAAGAAAAAGAACTATTAAAAAAACAAAAAGTATCTCAAAAAGAGTTCTTATAGCTTGTGAAGATACAAAGTCTTCAAGATTTTATTTTACAAAAATGATAAAAGATTATAGGCTTAGAGGCAAAGTTACTTTTGCAACGAATATTGGAACAAATCCAATGAAAGTTCTTGAAGCAATAAAAAATCACTTATTAAAAGATTCTAATTTCGATGAGAAGTGGATTGTCATTGATAAAGATAGTTATTCAAAATCAGAGTTTAATGGAGCTATCGCAAGTGCAAAAGCTTTAAATATTAATGTTGCCTATGCAAATGAAGCTTATGAACTATGGATATTACTTCATTTTATAGAACAGACAGCACATATTAATCGACTCCAATTAAATAAAAAACTTAAAACTTTAATTGACTATGAAAAAAATAATGAATTTATTTATGAAATAGTTAAATCTAAGCAAAGTGAAGCAATTAAAAGATCAAAAAATTTAATTAAACATTTTATAGATATAAATGGAAGTTCTAATCCATTTAATGACAATCCATCAAATACTATTTACAAACTTGTTGAATCTTTGGAAAAACTTAAGATAACAGAACCTATCACCAAAGAGTGA
- a CDS encoding dihydroorotase — MVISNLKICDIDGERFANIKVENGVITDIEEIQGSSAGSLCLIPSLIDLNVRVKDDVLNSKRIEEISCNAAKGGVKDVILNPESTPAIDDEIVLEFVQNNPIPNGGADVHCSFNTIKSSDATLSNIAILLKKGAVAPFMSTTTHNNLAIKIAEYVKMYGVTLFCRAEDRSLSNMGVMTEGEVSAHLGLAGIPAIGELLHVSRMIELARYYGIKVLFKSIANPRSIEMISKAKKEGVDVRCEVSIHHLLHSDELCENFNTTAKIYPPLATTNDMKLMQEALKNGEIDMLTTLHQPSSPVNKEVAFFDATYGCESIDHALPLYYTKLVKPGIISMKEFVRLSVQNPANAIGQQRGKIEVGTKDFVIFNTEESLHVSNSQSLYNGEELFGVIKEIDGL; from the coding sequence ATGGTAATATCTAATCTTAAAATTTGCGATATCGACGGCGAAAGATTTGCCAATATAAAAGTGGAAAACGGAGTAATAACCGATATAGAAGAGATACAAGGGAGCAGTGCGGGTTCTTTATGCCTTATCCCTTCGTTAATAGACCTCAATGTCAGAGTCAAAGACGATGTCTTAAACTCTAAAAGAATAGAGGAGATCTCTTGCAATGCCGCAAAAGGCGGTGTAAAAGATGTTATATTAAATCCGGAATCAACACCTGCAATAGATGATGAGATCGTCCTGGAATTTGTTCAGAACAATCCGATCCCAAATGGCGGAGCTGATGTACACTGCTCCTTTAATACCATCAAATCATCAGATGCGACACTGAGCAACATCGCCATCCTTCTTAAAAAAGGTGCAGTAGCTCCTTTTATGAGTACGACGACTCATAACAATTTAGCGATCAAGATAGCAGAGTATGTCAAGATGTATGGTGTGACGCTGTTTTGTAGAGCCGAAGACAGAAGCCTGAGCAATATGGGCGTGATGACAGAAGGCGAGGTCAGTGCTCATCTGGGTCTTGCGGGCATACCTGCGATCGGCGAGCTCTTACATGTAAGCCGTATGATAGAGCTTGCGCGTTACTACGGCATAAAAGTGCTTTTCAAATCCATCGCAAATCCACGTTCTATAGAGATGATAAGCAAAGCAAAAAAAGAGGGCGTCGATGTGAGATGCGAGGTAAGTATCCACCATCTTCTGCACTCGGACGAGCTTTGTGAGAACTTCAACACGACAGCAAAAATATACCCGCCGCTTGCTACAACAAACGACATGAAGCTTATGCAAGAAGCACTGAAAAACGGAGAGATAGATATGCTGACCACTCTTCATCAGCCTTCATCTCCGGTAAACAAAGAGGTCGCTTTCTTTGATGCGACATACGGGTGTGAGAGCATAGATCATGCACTGCCTCTTTACTATACGAAACTTGTTAAACCGGGTATCATCAGTATGAAAGAGTTTGTACGTTTAAGTGTACAAAATCCTGCAAATGCGATAGGTCAGCAAAGAGGAAAGATAGAAGTAGGGACAAAAGATTTTGTGATCTTTAATACAGAAGAATCTTTACATGTAAGCAACTCGCAGTCTCTTTACAACGGCGAAGAACTTTTTGGTGTCATAAAAGAGATCGATGGACTTTAA
- a CDS encoding rhodanese-like domain-containing protein, with protein sequence MLDFGPFKSLSTKEFQQKKEEGFHIIDVRRVDEWEEYGIIEGSHKITFFDELGLFDIDQFLEAFTKVVTDQEQPFILVCAHASRTKAIGEIMGSKLGYQNVYELDGGINWGWIDKGLQTVK encoded by the coding sequence ATGTTAGATTTTGGGCCGTTCAAGTCTCTTTCAACGAAAGAGTTTCAACAAAAAAAAGAGGAAGGGTTTCATATCATCGATGTAAGAAGAGTTGACGAGTGGGAGGAGTACGGCATCATCGAAGGCAGCCATAAGATCACATTTTTTGATGAGCTGGGACTCTTTGATATAGATCAGTTCTTAGAGGCATTTACAAAGGTGGTGACAGATCAAGAACAGCCTTTTATCTTAGTGTGTGCTCATGCAAGCAGAACAAAAGCGATCGGTGAGATAATGGGCTCAAAACTTGGATATCAAAATGTCTATGAGTTAGACGGCGGGATCAATTGGGGTTGGATCGATAAAGGTCTGCAAACCGTAAAATAA
- a CDS encoding uracil-DNA glycosylase, which yields MDFKELLTEPGWKELLSDELEKPYIKELESFLEEEKEHYKIYPQEKNFFNAFNLTPFDKLKVVIIGQDPYHGASQAHGLAFSVLGDTPLPPSLRNIFIEYTTDLNLPMPKKGDLTKWAEEGVFLVNAVLSVREAQPNSHKKRGWEKLVRKTIEIINEKKEHVVFILWGADAQKKELLIDGTRHLVLKAPHPSPLSSYRGFFGSRPFTKTNDYLKNNNIKQIEWNLDTIKE from the coding sequence ATGGACTTTAAAGAGCTTCTAACTGAACCCGGCTGGAAAGAGCTTCTGTCCGATGAACTGGAGAAGCCCTATATAAAAGAGCTGGAAAGCTTTTTGGAAGAGGAAAAAGAGCATTACAAGATCTATCCGCAAGAGAAAAACTTCTTTAATGCCTTTAACCTTACTCCTTTTGATAAACTAAAAGTCGTGATAATAGGACAGGACCCTTATCACGGAGCTTCTCAGGCTCACGGTCTGGCTTTCAGCGTTCTTGGCGATACTCCTCTTCCTCCGTCTCTACGCAATATTTTTATCGAATATACAACTGATCTTAACCTGCCGATGCCAAAAAAAGGCGATCTTACTAAATGGGCAGAGGAGGGTGTTTTTTTGGTCAATGCGGTTCTTAGTGTACGTGAAGCTCAGCCCAACTCGCATAAGAAGAGAGGCTGGGAAAAGTTAGTAAGAAAAACGATAGAGATCATCAATGAAAAAAAAGAGCATGTCGTCTTTATTTTGTGGGGAGCCGATGCACAAAAAAAAGAATTACTTATAGATGGAACCAGACATCTTGTACTAAAAGCTCCGCACCCGTCACCCTTATCATCATATAGAGGATTTTTCGGTTCAAGACCTTTTACGAAGACAAATGATTATTTAAAGAACAATAATATAAAACAAATCGAATGGAATTTAGATACAATTAAAGAATAA
- a CDS encoding acyl-ACP--UDP-N- acetylglucosamine O-acyltransferase, whose product MIDKTTIIEDGASIADDVNIGPFCFIGKDAVIASGVTIASNVIIKGKTTVEENVKIFSFATIGHKESTIRIGKNTHVREFAQIGAQESEENNSIDISNDNFIMAYVQIMSGVKIANNCVLTNAVRLYENVTCQERVIIGGLSTVEANNHIGTGVMIGGASFVNHDVPPFCLVEGNRSSIKGLNIIGLRRRLNNSDDIEDIKAAYKKLINHGIDKKLAETVEQESANNYVKLFAGFIKESNL is encoded by the coding sequence ATGATAGATAAGACTACGATCATAGAAGACGGTGCGAGTATCGCAGATGACGTTAATATCGGGCCATTTTGTTTCATAGGCAAAGATGCCGTCATAGCTTCGGGTGTGACGATCGCCTCAAATGTCATTATCAAAGGCAAGACTACTGTTGAAGAGAACGTCAAGATATTCAGCTTTGCGACTATCGGGCATAAAGAGTCTACTATCAGAATAGGCAAGAACACTCATGTCAGAGAGTTCGCTCAGATCGGAGCTCAAGAGAGTGAAGAGAACAACAGTATAGATATCAGCAACGACAACTTCATCATGGCCTATGTGCAGATAATGAGCGGCGTGAAGATAGCAAACAACTGTGTCCTTACAAATGCTGTAAGACTCTATGAGAACGTCACATGCCAAGAGCGTGTCATCATTGGCGGACTTAGTACGGTAGAGGCAAACAACCATATAGGGACAGGTGTCATGATCGGCGGTGCTTCATTCGTAAACCATGACGTCCCTCCATTTTGTCTAGTCGAAGGGAACCGTTCAAGTATCAAGGGTCTCAATATCATCGGTCTAAGACGCAGACTTAACAACAGTGACGATATCGAAGACATCAAAGCTGCATACAAAAAGCTGATCAACCACGGTATAGATAAAAAGCTGGCGGAAACAGTAGAGCAAGAGAGTGCAAACAACTATGTCAAACTGTTTGCAGGCTTCATCAAAGAGAGCAACCTCTAA
- a CDS encoding acetyl-CoA carboxylase biotin carboxylase subunit, translating to MKKIGKVLIANRGEIALRIIRACKELEIKSVAIFSEVDIEGIWVRKADECYPILGNPVEAYLDYNKIISLAKKAECDAIHPGYGFLSESAEFAQACEDNGIIFIGPKADHIALFGDKMASKVAMKKVGVPVLEGTDEPVKNIKEGEKIAKEIGFPVIIKAAFGGGGRGMRIVREEKEFKELFESAANESKKYFGRDEMFIEKYVENPRHIEIQIIADKYGNVVHLGERDCSIQRRHQKVIEIAPSPRLSETVRRELYRISTKAMFKLGYESVGTIEFLVDAADNIYFIEMNTRVQVEHPVTEIISGIDIIQRMIQIAEGDKLQFLQEEIKLKGFAIEFRINAENPKLKFMPAVGTITNYMAPGGPGVRLDTSMYSGYKIPANYDSMIGKLIVSGLDWDGVVRKAKRALDEFFIEGVFTNIPLHRAIVRDLDFIAGTFDTSYLDKKLDKFNLDAINNIEEEEQKMANISKLVETIKAHNINVRH from the coding sequence ATGAAAAAAATAGGTAAAGTACTTATAGCAAACAGAGGCGAGATCGCCCTAAGAATCATCAGAGCTTGTAAAGAGCTGGAGATCAAAAGTGTCGCGATATTTTCTGAAGTAGATATCGAAGGTATCTGGGTTAGAAAAGCGGATGAATGTTACCCTATTCTAGGAAATCCCGTTGAAGCGTATCTTGACTATAACAAGATAATATCTTTGGCAAAGAAAGCTGAGTGTGACGCTATCCATCCGGGTTACGGCTTTCTCTCCGAGAGCGCAGAGTTCGCTCAGGCATGTGAAGACAACGGCATCATCTTCATCGGTCCAAAAGCAGACCACATAGCACTTTTCGGTGACAAGATGGCATCTAAAGTGGCTATGAAAAAAGTAGGCGTTCCTGTACTTGAAGGTACGGATGAGCCTGTAAAAAATATCAAAGAGGGTGAAAAGATCGCTAAAGAGATCGGTTTCCCTGTCATCATCAAAGCGGCTTTCGGCGGCGGCGGTAGAGGTATGAGGATCGTAAGAGAGGAAAAAGAGTTCAAAGAGCTTTTCGAGTCTGCGGCGAACGAATCTAAAAAATACTTCGGTAGAGACGAGATGTTCATCGAGAAATATGTCGAGAACCCGAGACACATAGAGATCCAGATCATCGCTGACAAATACGGCAACGTCGTACACCTTGGTGAACGTGACTGTTCGATCCAAAGACGTCACCAAAAAGTGATCGAGATCGCACCGAGTCCTAGACTAAGCGAAACTGTAAGACGCGAACTTTACCGCATCTCTACAAAAGCGATGTTCAAACTTGGATATGAGAGTGTCGGGACTATCGAGTTTCTTGTCGATGCAGCGGACAACATCTACTTCATCGAGATGAACACAAGGGTACAAGTCGAGCACCCTGTAACAGAGATCATCTCAGGGATAGACATCATCCAAAGAATGATACAGATCGCAGAGGGTGACAAACTGCAGTTCCTTCAAGAGGAGATCAAACTCAAAGGCTTCGCTATCGAGTTTAGGATCAATGCTGAAAACCCGAAACTGAAGTTTATGCCGGCTGTCGGGACTATCACGAACTATATGGCGCCGGGAGGTCCTGGAGTAAGACTTGACACGAGTATGTACTCAGGATACAAGATCCCTGCAAACTACGACTCTATGATAGGAAAACTTATCGTCTCTGGTCTTGACTGGGACGGAGTTGTTAGAAAAGCCAAACGTGCTTTAGATGAGTTCTTCATAGAGGGAGTATTTACAAATATCCCTCTTCACAGAGCTATCGTGCGTGACCTGGATTTTATCGCAGGGACGTTTGATACAAGCTACTTAGATAAAAAACTGGACAAGTTCAACCTTGATGCGATCAACAACATAGAGGAAGAAGAGCAAAAGATGGCAAATATCTCTAAACTTGTAGAGACCATCAAAGCGCATAATATCAACGTCAGACACTAA
- a CDS encoding Gfo/Idh/MocA family oxidoreductase, which translates to MIKIAIIGLGAMGKNHYRILSQLDGVEVCALCDVVQNDPYNEPFFHDVDEMLDTARPDAVIIAVPTFLHKEVALKCADKGVHIFIEKPAASTVQDAKDILNAVNAAGIKSCVGHVERFNPVVQALKDELAAKEIFSVAVTRVGPFPPRIADVGVLTDLSVHDIDLIRFITHKDILDQSIFKSRKIHNHHEDNAVLSFELTDSVIANITTNWLTPFKKRCIEVACQDSYFEADLIAQSLTEYSSFSTNNSYVVRGCHIKKDEPLIKELETFISYLKTGERGSLASIEDSIITLKIAIQS; encoded by the coding sequence ATGATAAAAATAGCGATTATCGGCCTGGGAGCGATGGGTAAAAACCATTACCGTATATTAAGTCAGCTTGACGGCGTAGAGGTCTGCGCACTTTGTGATGTCGTACAGAACGATCCTTACAACGAACCGTTTTTTCATGATGTAGACGAGATGCTGGACACTGCAAGACCTGATGCCGTCATAATCGCCGTTCCTACTTTTTTACATAAAGAGGTCGCTCTAAAATGTGCCGATAAAGGTGTTCATATATTCATTGAAAAACCTGCGGCTTCAACGGTTCAAGATGCAAAAGATATCTTAAATGCCGTCAATGCAGCGGGGATCAAAAGCTGTGTCGGGCATGTCGAAAGATTTAACCCGGTCGTTCAGGCATTAAAAGATGAACTGGCAGCTAAAGAGATATTTTCCGTTGCAGTTACACGTGTCGGACCGTTTCCTCCGCGTATCGCCGATGTCGGAGTTTTAACAGACCTTTCGGTACATGATATCGATCTTATCCGTTTTATCACGCATAAAGATATCCTTGACCAGTCTATCTTTAAATCAAGAAAGATCCATAACCACCATGAAGACAATGCAGTTCTTAGTTTCGAACTTACAGATTCTGTGATCGCGAACATCACGACGAACTGGCTGACTCCGTTTAAAAAACGCTGCATCGAGGTAGCATGTCAGGACTCATACTTTGAAGCTGACCTGATAGCGCAGAGTCTTACTGAGTACTCATCGTTTAGTACAAACAACTCTTATGTCGTAAGAGGATGCCATATCAAAAAAGATGAGCCTCTTATCAAAGAGCTTGAGACTTTCATCTCATACCTCAAAACCGGTGAACGTGGCTCTCTTGCTTCTATCGAAGACAGTATCATCACTTTAAAAATTGCAATCCAATCATGA
- the lpxB gene encoding lipid-A-disaccharide synthase, with the protein MKLLVSALEHSANIHLNALKKELSPDVEFIGIFDKKLGNPIIDLSSLAIMGFVDAVKKLKFFFKLNAQMVELAKDADKILLMDSSGFNLPLAKKIKKRYPEKEIIYYILPQAWAWKQKRIPVLEKTITHLASILPFEKDYYSKNAPITYVGHPLLDEIKEYKETLSNTNKIAFMPGSRRGEIKKLMPIFTELREKLDCEAYIIVPKQFTKEDIKEVYGTLTKFKIVHDAHQTLRECDFAFICSGTATLEAALIGIPFILSYIAKPLDYFLASRLVKLDYIGLGNIMFEKFKGEALHPEFIQNEVTVENLLEAYKKFDRETFLNNSKELRKYLNHGSSKTVASIIEGKNEN; encoded by the coding sequence TTGAAACTTCTTGTCAGTGCTTTGGAGCACTCTGCAAATATCCATCTTAATGCTCTGAAAAAAGAGCTGAGTCCCGACGTCGAATTCATAGGGATATTTGACAAAAAGCTCGGAAATCCCATCATTGATCTCTCCTCTTTAGCGATCATGGGCTTTGTAGATGCCGTCAAAAAACTAAAGTTTTTTTTCAAACTCAATGCCCAGATGGTAGAGCTGGCAAAAGATGCCGACAAGATACTTCTTATGGACTCATCAGGTTTTAACCTTCCTCTTGCCAAGAAGATCAAAAAAAGATATCCGGAAAAAGAGATCATCTACTATATCCTCCCGCAAGCCTGGGCATGGAAGCAAAAGCGTATACCGGTACTGGAAAAGACCATCACGCACCTTGCTTCGATACTGCCGTTTGAAAAAGATTATTACTCCAAAAATGCTCCTATCACCTATGTAGGGCATCCACTTTTAGATGAGATAAAAGAGTATAAAGAGACACTTTCAAACACGAATAAAATAGCATTTATGCCGGGAAGCCGCAGGGGCGAGATCAAAAAACTGATGCCGATCTTTACCGAACTAAGAGAAAAGCTTGACTGTGAGGCGTATATTATCGTCCCAAAACAGTTCACTAAAGAAGATATAAAAGAAGTTTACGGTACCCTAACGAAATTTAAAATTGTTCATGATGCACATCAGACTTTAAGAGAGTGTGACTTTGCTTTTATCTGCAGCGGGACGGCTACACTTGAAGCAGCACTTATCGGTATTCCGTTTATTTTGAGCTACATCGCAAAACCGCTTGATTATTTTCTGGCAAGCCGTCTTGTGAAGCTGGATTATATCGGTCTTGGCAATATCATGTTTGAGAAGTTCAAAGGCGAAGCACTTCATCCGGAGTTTATCCAAAACGAAGTAACCGTTGAAAACCTTTTAGAAGCATATAAAAAGTTTGATAGAGAAACATTTCTGAACAATTCAAAAGAGTTACGAAAATACCTAAACCACGGAAGTTCAAAGACCGTAGCATCCATCATAGAGGGAAAGAATGAAAATTAA
- a CDS encoding DegT/DnrJ/EryC1/StrS family aminotransferase — protein MKINFIDLQAQYQEYKAEIDKEVSEVFTSAGFIGGPKLDSFEKNIAAYTGVKHAIGCSSGTDALLLALMALDIKAGDEVITTPFTFIATAEVIAFLGAKPVFVDIDEKTYNIDTSKIEDLITANTKAIIPVSLYGQCADMNEINAIADRHNITVIEDACQSFGAEYKGKKSCALSHIGCTSFFPSKPLGAYGDGGAIFTDNDELAAKMRMLLNHGQNERYKHKYIGINGRLDAVQAAILDVKLRHFDKEVKLRQEIGQRYSLLLSGANVVTPHVEADRTSVYAQYSVRVKDRASMVAKLSEKSIPTAVHYPMPLHLQEAFAYLGYKAGDFPVSEAVSNEIMSLPMSPYLTDEQQDFIVEAIKG, from the coding sequence ATGAAAATTAATTTTATAGATTTACAGGCGCAGTATCAAGAGTATAAAGCAGAGATAGACAAAGAGGTAAGCGAAGTCTTTACCAGTGCAGGTTTTATAGGCGGACCGAAACTTGACAGTTTTGAAAAGAACATCGCTGCATATACGGGTGTAAAACATGCTATCGGATGCAGCAGTGGAACTGACGCACTTTTACTCGCTCTTATGGCACTTGACATCAAAGCAGGCGATGAAGTGATCACGACTCCTTTTACTTTTATAGCGACTGCCGAAGTGATCGCATTCTTAGGTGCAAAACCTGTATTTGTCGATATTGATGAAAAGACTTACAATATCGATACATCTAAGATAGAAGATCTTATCACTGCAAACACAAAAGCGATCATCCCTGTATCTCTTTACGGTCAATGTGCAGATATGAATGAGATAAACGCTATTGCTGACAGACACAATATTACAGTCATAGAAGACGCATGTCAAAGCTTCGGTGCCGAATATAAAGGCAAAAAGTCTTGTGCGCTTTCACACATAGGCTGTACAAGTTTCTTCCCTTCTAAACCGCTTGGTGCTTACGGTGACGGTGGAGCTATCTTTACCGACAACGACGAACTTGCTGCGAAGATGAGAATGCTTTTAAACCATGGACAGAATGAGAGATACAAACACAAATATATCGGTATCAACGGTCGTCTTGACGCTGTTCAAGCTGCTATCCTTGATGTAAAACTGCGCCATTTTGACAAAGAGGTAAAACTGCGCCAAGAGATAGGTCAAAGATACTCTCTTTTACTCTCAGGTGCAAATGTCGTGACTCCTCATGTAGAGGCTGACAGAACAAGCGTATATGCACAGTACTCGGTAAGAGTAAAAGACAGAGCTTCTATGGTAGCAAAACTAAGTGAAAAGTCTATTCCGACTGCCGTTCACTACCCTATGCCTCTTCATCTTCAAGAAGCGTTTGCATACCTTGGATATAAAGCGGGTGACTTCCCTGTTTCCGAAGCTGTTTCAAATGAGATCATGTCTCTTCCGATGAGCCCGTATCTTACAGATGAACAACAAGATTTTATAGTAGAAGCGATAAAAGGATAA
- a CDS encoding AraC family transcriptional regulator produces the protein MKKETLQKRIKIANDIMYYVYTHIETHIDIDELSQDFGVSKYHMQRIFKEAFGRNIYESIKSIRLQKASNLLLTNKYSTISNIANMCGYSSQSSFIKAFKERFRMTPKEWKNGGYRLYSNWILQQSKGAMQSTADFSDVTATIVKMPIIQSYYIRNKGYNTKNIEESWQKLETWVLSNNVKEYQEIALFHDNPTITPLDECQYVACIATKNEVNSDRLPKFNISDGVYAKFDLKGKKGDFLRFMNWVYHEWLLSSEYETTTKPSYAIYHKNKYLSDDKEFDLSFYLPIQF, from the coding sequence ATGAAGAAAGAAACACTGCAAAAAAGAATCAAGATCGCTAACGATATCATGTACTATGTCTATACCCATATAGAGACGCATATAGACATTGACGAGCTGAGTCAGGACTTCGGCGTAAGCAAGTACCATATGCAGCGTATCTTTAAAGAAGCGTTTGGAAGAAATATCTACGAGAGCATAAAGTCCATACGCCTGCAAAAAGCTTCCAACCTTCTTTTGACAAACAAATACTCGACCATCTCCAACATCGCCAATATGTGCGGATACTCTTCACAGTCCTCTTTTATAAAAGCTTTTAAAGAGAGATTTCGGATGACTCCAAAAGAGTGGAAAAACGGAGGCTACAGACTGTACTCGAACTGGATACTCCAGCAGTCAAAGGGCGCGATGCAGTCGACTGCGGACTTCAGTGACGTTACGGCGACTATCGTAAAGATGCCCATAATACAAAGCTACTACATAAGAAATAAAGGTTACAACACTAAAAACATAGAGGAGAGCTGGCAGAAGTTAGAGACGTGGGTACTTAGCAACAATGTCAAAGAGTATCAGGAGATCGCACTCTTTCATGACAACCCGACGATCACGCCGCTTGACGAGTGCCAGTATGTCGCCTGCATCGCCACAAAGAACGAAGTAAACAGTGACAGACTGCCGAAGTTCAACATATCAGACGGCGTTTATGCAAAGTTTGATCTGAAGGGGAAGAAGGGCGACTTCTTACGGTTCATGAACTGGGTCTATCATGAGTGGCTTTTGAGCAGTGAGTATGAGACGACGACAAAACCTTCATACGCCATCTACCATAAGAACAAGTATCTCTCAGACGACAAAGAGTTCGACCTGAGCTTCTACCTGCCTATTCAGTTTTAG